The following are encoded together in the Chloroflexota bacterium genome:
- a CDS encoding sigma-70 family RNA polymerase sigma factor: protein MALADNAQNTNAQTRQDEAGFESVFLQNYTRVYGVLFRLVGDRAEAEDLALETFWQLWQKPPSRPDNLGGWLYRVATNLGYNALRAAKRRANYEEQAGRDALDLNASPNPEQEAERAAGRGRARDVLRQLPARDAQLLILRHSGLSYKEIAAALNVSPNSIGTLLARAEEEFEKRYSET from the coding sequence GTGGCCTTAGCAGACAACGCGCAAAACACAAACGCTCAAACGCGCCAGGACGAAGCCGGATTTGAATCCGTCTTCCTGCAAAACTACACGCGTGTTTACGGCGTGCTGTTTCGGCTCGTGGGCGACCGGGCCGAAGCCGAAGATTTGGCGCTCGAAACGTTCTGGCAATTGTGGCAGAAGCCGCCATCGCGGCCAGATAACCTCGGCGGCTGGCTCTATCGTGTGGCGACCAACCTGGGCTACAACGCCCTGCGCGCCGCCAAACGCCGGGCCAACTACGAAGAGCAAGCTGGCCGTGACGCGCTCGACCTGAATGCCTCGCCCAACCCGGAGCAGGAAGCCGAGCGAGCCGCCGGGCGCGGGCGCGCCCGCGACGTTCTGCGGCAACTGCCCGCCCGCGACGCGCAACTGCTCATCCTGCGCCACTCCGGGCTTTCGTACAAAGAAATCGCCGCCGCCCTCAACGTCTCGCCGAACTCGATCGGCACGTTGCTGGCGCGGGCTGAAGAGGAATTTGAAAAGAGGTACAGTGAAACGTAG
- the ndk gene encoding nucleoside-diphosphate kinase, giving the protein MERTLVIVKPDGVQRGLVGEIIGRIERRGLRLAAMKFMQVSEELAAQHYAIHKGKPFYDGLISYIISSPVVVMAWEGPKAVEAVRQVMGVTNPTNAAPGTIRADFAIDIGRNLTHGSDSPENGAAEVALWFEPEELISWKKDGERWAFEKV; this is encoded by the coding sequence TTGGAACGCACTCTTGTCATCGTCAAGCCCGACGGCGTCCAGCGCGGACTCGTCGGCGAAATTATCGGCCGCATTGAACGGCGCGGCCTGCGGCTGGCCGCCATGAAGTTCATGCAAGTCTCGGAAGAACTGGCCGCTCAACATTACGCCATTCACAAAGGCAAGCCGTTTTACGACGGCCTGATCTCGTACATCATCTCGTCGCCGGTGGTCGTGATGGCCTGGGAAGGCCCGAAAGCCGTGGAAGCCGTGCGCCAGGTGATGGGCGTCACCAACCCCACCAACGCCGCCCCCGGCACCATCCGCGCCGACTTTGCCATTGATATTGGCCGCAATCTCACTCACGGCTCCGACAGCCCAGAGAACGGCGCAGCCGAAGTGGCCTTGTGGTTTGAGCCTGAAGAGTTGATTTCGTGGAAGAAGGACGGCGAGCGATGGGCGTTTGAGAAAGTGTAA